In Bos indicus x Bos taurus breed Angus x Brahman F1 hybrid chromosome 23, Bos_hybrid_MaternalHap_v2.0, whole genome shotgun sequence, a single genomic region encodes these proteins:
- the PPARD gene encoding peroxisome proliferator-activated receptor delta isoform X2: MEQPPEEAPEARPEEEKEEAAKAEGAPELNGGPEHSLPSSSYTDLAPCCVSADLSQSCSPLSLLDQLQMGCDGASCGSLNMECRVCGDKASGFHYGVHACEGCKGFFRRTIRMKLEYEKCERICKIQKKNRNKCQYCRFQKCLALGMSHNAIRFGRMPEAEKRKLVAGLTANEGSQHNPQVADLRAFSKHIYSAYLKNFNMTKKKARGILTGKASHTAPFVIHDIETLWQAEKGLVWKQLVNSLPPYKEISVHVFYRCQCTTVETVRELTEFAKSIPSFGDLFLNDQVTLLKYGVHEAIFAMLASIVNKDGLLVANGTGFVTREFLRSLRKPFSDIIEPKFEFAVKFNALELDDSDLALFIAAIILCGDRPGLMNVSQVEAIQDTILRALEFHLQANHPDAQYLFPKLLQKMADLRQLVTEHAQMMQRIKKTETETSLHPLLQEIYKDMY; encoded by the exons ATGGAGCAGCCCCCGGAGGAAGCCCCTGAGGCCCGgccagaggaggagaaagaggaagcgGCAAAGGCAGAAGGAGCCCCAGAGCTCAACGGGGGACCAGAGCACTCACTTCCTTCCAGCAGCTACACAG ACCTCGCCCCGTGTTGTGTGTCTGCAGACCTCTCCCAGAGCTGCTCTCCACTCTCACTGCTGGACCAACTGCAGATGGGCTGTGACGGGGCCTCGTGTGGCAGCCTCAATATGGAGTGTCGGGTGTGCGGGGACAAGGCGTCGGGCTTCCACTACGGCGTTCACGCTTGTGAGGGATGCAAG GGCTTCTTCCGTCGGACGATCCGCATGAAGCTGGAATATGAGAAATGTGAGCGGATCTGCAAAATCCAGAAGAAGAACCGCAACAAGTGCCAGTACTGCCGCTTCCAGAAATGCCTGGCACTGGGCATGTCGCACAATG CCATCCGTTTCGGCCGGATGccagaggcagagaagaggaagCTGGTGGCGGGGCTGACAGCCAATGAGGGGAGTCAGCACAACCCCCAGGTGGCCGACCTGAGGGCCTTCTCCAAGCACATCTACAGCGCCTACCTGAAGAACTTCAACATGACCAAAAAGAAGGCCCGCGGCATCCTCACCGGCAAGGCCAGCCACACGGCG CCCTTTGTGATCCACGACATCGAGACGCTGTGGCAGGCGGAGAAGGGCCTGGTCTGGAAGCAGCTGGTGAACAGTCTTCCGCCCTACAAGGAGATCAGCGTGCACGTCTTCTACCGCTGCCAGTGCACCACGGTGGAGACCGTGCGTGAGCTCACCGAGTTCGCCAAGAGCATCCCCAGCTTTGGCGACCTCTTCCTCAACGACCAGGTGACCCTGCTCAAGTACGGCGTGCACGAGGCCATCTTTGCCATGCTGGCCTCCATCGTCAACAAGGACGGGCTGCTGGTGGCCAACGGCACCGGCTTCGTCACCCGGGAGTTCCTGCGCAGCCTCCGAAAGCCCTTCAGTGACATCATTGAGCCCAAGTTCGAGTTTGCCGTCAAGTTCAATGCCCTGGAACTTGATGACAGTGACCTGGCTCTCTTCATCGCGGCCATCATTCTGTGCGGAG ACCGGCCAGGCCTCATGAACGTGTCTCAGGTGGAGGCCATCCAGGACACCATCCTGCGCGCCCTCGAGTTCCACCTGCAGGCCAACCACCCCGATGCGCAGTACCTCTTCCCCAAGCTGCTGCAGAAGATGGCCGACCTGCGGCAGCTGGTCACGGAGCACGCCCAGATGATGCAGCGGATCAAGAAGACCGAGACCGAGACCTCGCTGCAccccctgctccaggagatctacaAGGACATGTACTGA
- the PPARD gene encoding peroxisome proliferator-activated receptor delta isoform X1 — MEQPPEEAPEARPEEEKEEAAKAEGAPELNGGPEHSLPSSSYTDLTPCCVSADLAPCCVSADLSQSCSPLSLLDQLQMGCDGASCGSLNMECRVCGDKASGFHYGVHACEGCKGFFRRTIRMKLEYEKCERICKIQKKNRNKCQYCRFQKCLALGMSHNAIRFGRMPEAEKRKLVAGLTANEGSQHNPQVADLRAFSKHIYSAYLKNFNMTKKKARGILTGKASHTAPFVIHDIETLWQAEKGLVWKQLVNSLPPYKEISVHVFYRCQCTTVETVRELTEFAKSIPSFGDLFLNDQVTLLKYGVHEAIFAMLASIVNKDGLLVANGTGFVTREFLRSLRKPFSDIIEPKFEFAVKFNALELDDSDLALFIAAIILCGDRPGLMNVSQVEAIQDTILRALEFHLQANHPDAQYLFPKLLQKMADLRQLVTEHAQMMQRIKKTETETSLHPLLQEIYKDMY; from the exons ATGGAGCAGCCCCCGGAGGAAGCCCCTGAGGCCCGgccagaggaggagaaagaggaagcgGCAAAGGCAGAAGGAGCCCCAGAGCTCAACGGGGGACCAGAGCACTCACTTCCTTCCAGCAGCTACACAG ACCTCACCCCGTGTTGTGTGTCTGCAGACCTCGCCCCGTGTTGTGTGTCTGCAGACCTCTCCCAGAGCTGCTCTCCACTCTCACTGCTGGACCAACTGCAGATGGGCTGTGACGGGGCCTCGTGTGGCAGCCTCAATATGGAGTGTCGGGTGTGCGGGGACAAGGCGTCGGGCTTCCACTACGGCGTTCACGCTTGTGAGGGATGCAAG GGCTTCTTCCGTCGGACGATCCGCATGAAGCTGGAATATGAGAAATGTGAGCGGATCTGCAAAATCCAGAAGAAGAACCGCAACAAGTGCCAGTACTGCCGCTTCCAGAAATGCCTGGCACTGGGCATGTCGCACAATG CCATCCGTTTCGGCCGGATGccagaggcagagaagaggaagCTGGTGGCGGGGCTGACAGCCAATGAGGGGAGTCAGCACAACCCCCAGGTGGCCGACCTGAGGGCCTTCTCCAAGCACATCTACAGCGCCTACCTGAAGAACTTCAACATGACCAAAAAGAAGGCCCGCGGCATCCTCACCGGCAAGGCCAGCCACACGGCG CCCTTTGTGATCCACGACATCGAGACGCTGTGGCAGGCGGAGAAGGGCCTGGTCTGGAAGCAGCTGGTGAACAGTCTTCCGCCCTACAAGGAGATCAGCGTGCACGTCTTCTACCGCTGCCAGTGCACCACGGTGGAGACCGTGCGTGAGCTCACCGAGTTCGCCAAGAGCATCCCCAGCTTTGGCGACCTCTTCCTCAACGACCAGGTGACCCTGCTCAAGTACGGCGTGCACGAGGCCATCTTTGCCATGCTGGCCTCCATCGTCAACAAGGACGGGCTGCTGGTGGCCAACGGCACCGGCTTCGTCACCCGGGAGTTCCTGCGCAGCCTCCGAAAGCCCTTCAGTGACATCATTGAGCCCAAGTTCGAGTTTGCCGTCAAGTTCAATGCCCTGGAACTTGATGACAGTGACCTGGCTCTCTTCATCGCGGCCATCATTCTGTGCGGAG ACCGGCCAGGCCTCATGAACGTGTCTCAGGTGGAGGCCATCCAGGACACCATCCTGCGCGCCCTCGAGTTCCACCTGCAGGCCAACCACCCCGATGCGCAGTACCTCTTCCCCAAGCTGCTGCAGAAGATGGCCGACCTGCGGCAGCTGGTCACGGAGCACGCCCAGATGATGCAGCGGATCAAGAAGACCGAGACCGAGACCTCGCTGCAccccctgctccaggagatctacaAGGACATGTACTGA
- the PPARD gene encoding peroxisome proliferator-activated receptor delta isoform X3 yields MEQPPEEAPEARPEEEKEEAAKAEGAPELNGGPEHSLPSSSYTDLSQSCSPLSLLDQLQMGCDGASCGSLNMECRVCGDKASGFHYGVHACEGCKGFFRRTIRMKLEYEKCERICKIQKKNRNKCQYCRFQKCLALGMSHNAIRFGRMPEAEKRKLVAGLTANEGSQHNPQVADLRAFSKHIYSAYLKNFNMTKKKARGILTGKASHTAPFVIHDIETLWQAEKGLVWKQLVNSLPPYKEISVHVFYRCQCTTVETVRELTEFAKSIPSFGDLFLNDQVTLLKYGVHEAIFAMLASIVNKDGLLVANGTGFVTREFLRSLRKPFSDIIEPKFEFAVKFNALELDDSDLALFIAAIILCGDRPGLMNVSQVEAIQDTILRALEFHLQANHPDAQYLFPKLLQKMADLRQLVTEHAQMMQRIKKTETETSLHPLLQEIYKDMY; encoded by the exons ATGGAGCAGCCCCCGGAGGAAGCCCCTGAGGCCCGgccagaggaggagaaagaggaagcgGCAAAGGCAGAAGGAGCCCCAGAGCTCAACGGGGGACCAGAGCACTCACTTCCTTCCAGCAGCTACACAG ACCTCTCCCAGAGCTGCTCTCCACTCTCACTGCTGGACCAACTGCAGATGGGCTGTGACGGGGCCTCGTGTGGCAGCCTCAATATGGAGTGTCGGGTGTGCGGGGACAAGGCGTCGGGCTTCCACTACGGCGTTCACGCTTGTGAGGGATGCAAG GGCTTCTTCCGTCGGACGATCCGCATGAAGCTGGAATATGAGAAATGTGAGCGGATCTGCAAAATCCAGAAGAAGAACCGCAACAAGTGCCAGTACTGCCGCTTCCAGAAATGCCTGGCACTGGGCATGTCGCACAATG CCATCCGTTTCGGCCGGATGccagaggcagagaagaggaagCTGGTGGCGGGGCTGACAGCCAATGAGGGGAGTCAGCACAACCCCCAGGTGGCCGACCTGAGGGCCTTCTCCAAGCACATCTACAGCGCCTACCTGAAGAACTTCAACATGACCAAAAAGAAGGCCCGCGGCATCCTCACCGGCAAGGCCAGCCACACGGCG CCCTTTGTGATCCACGACATCGAGACGCTGTGGCAGGCGGAGAAGGGCCTGGTCTGGAAGCAGCTGGTGAACAGTCTTCCGCCCTACAAGGAGATCAGCGTGCACGTCTTCTACCGCTGCCAGTGCACCACGGTGGAGACCGTGCGTGAGCTCACCGAGTTCGCCAAGAGCATCCCCAGCTTTGGCGACCTCTTCCTCAACGACCAGGTGACCCTGCTCAAGTACGGCGTGCACGAGGCCATCTTTGCCATGCTGGCCTCCATCGTCAACAAGGACGGGCTGCTGGTGGCCAACGGCACCGGCTTCGTCACCCGGGAGTTCCTGCGCAGCCTCCGAAAGCCCTTCAGTGACATCATTGAGCCCAAGTTCGAGTTTGCCGTCAAGTTCAATGCCCTGGAACTTGATGACAGTGACCTGGCTCTCTTCATCGCGGCCATCATTCTGTGCGGAG ACCGGCCAGGCCTCATGAACGTGTCTCAGGTGGAGGCCATCCAGGACACCATCCTGCGCGCCCTCGAGTTCCACCTGCAGGCCAACCACCCCGATGCGCAGTACCTCTTCCCCAAGCTGCTGCAGAAGATGGCCGACCTGCGGCAGCTGGTCACGGAGCACGCCCAGATGATGCAGCGGATCAAGAAGACCGAGACCGAGACCTCGCTGCAccccctgctccaggagatctacaAGGACATGTACTGA